A window of the Isosphaera pallida ATCC 43644 genome harbors these coding sequences:
- a CDS encoding PVC-type heme-binding CxxCH protein encodes MKTAIPRCGQRLSLALAALLGLTLAKTTPMARADLPKVSDDWDIRLVAAVPAVTYPCQIACGPDGALYIAENPMDQTGPPNQPIDRILVFREGEEPIVFAENLAAVFGMAWRDDALYVMHMPFLSVLRDTNGDGKADERHDLFTDLGLQPGQPNNLNDHIVSGIQFGMDGKLYISVGDKGVPHATGPEGRVVQLVGGGILRCNPDGTDLEVFSTGTRNHLEPNLDHLDRLFTYDNTDDGDGWWTRVTYHIDGAHYGYPYDYHNHRHRMLDRIAEYGGGSPCGGVVVRDTRWPARYQGSVIWAEWGKAKVQAFLFEPDGAGFKVKEVVDLVQAGPLSDFRPIDLALSPDGATLYIADWGMGGWGNKTEKVGRVFALTPRTLNPPLPRGSDTDPLPTLIAALDHADYSERLRAQQALIRRGGEALTAAARALNDPATTERAGVHLVWVVDGVAGGSPEALMPLLAAFGSPHAEVRAQAARAVGLRNVPIAGTELVGLLSDSAPQVRLQALIALGRAADPKTVAAIVPFVGDRDPYLKHAAQVALRRVAAWSATVEGLNHPDPAVRKGLIETLERVADLVAARALADFAADVPHHPADERAYALSMLAAGYRLSPPWDGKWWGTRPTQGRPFPRTIDWAGTSLIHEAILARLSDPAPEVRRAAIAAARLAQLASAAPTIRQRLANEPETAIRLELATALGELPDPEGQSQVTLIALATNAACPAELRSAAVESVGKLATTTPNGWRAVLDLLDAPTTEADALKALIELTAERRVADALEPIARKLTHPHPTVRAAAARGCGRLKLEEMRRQPLRDLLNDPEASVRVAAAEALGQLTDRVALPALIKRASDGNEAGEVRFAATGAICLIPDLAALPIYLDALGGKNADLRRAAAQALGMIRDQAAPVLDQLASRRELPARLLPELRDIYRTRKPLRSWKVIGPFREEVAPPFPIADGRTIDFEMKVPGRSGREVSFLTVAAVDDQGEINLGRLYGEEADHSAFAVSEIVSDRDRPTELAVGSDDTLTIWLNGQKVFEFSGNRSFAHAQNTFTAPLRAGTNQVVVHCGNRGGGWQFSVQYADDPQYAFLNESSDLAAFDPDRYRDVALKTPGDPAKGRALFFDLQGLACVKCHAVGAEGGKVGPDLTDVGAKYPKEELITAILQPSAKISSGYESVVVLTLDGAVINGILKAETDALVELEDGEGRRLTIKKEEIELVQRSEVSLMPSGLADGLTPRDFADLIEYLSGLRGHQNGSRP; translated from the coding sequence ATGAAAACCGCAATCCCTCGGTGTGGCCAACGTCTTTCGCTCGCCCTCGCCGCGTTGCTCGGACTGACGCTGGCCAAGACCACGCCCATGGCACGGGCCGATCTGCCCAAGGTGTCCGACGATTGGGACATCCGCTTGGTCGCGGCCGTGCCCGCTGTCACCTATCCCTGCCAGATCGCGTGCGGGCCCGACGGCGCGCTTTACATCGCCGAAAACCCGATGGACCAGACCGGCCCCCCCAACCAGCCGATCGACCGCATCCTCGTGTTCCGTGAAGGCGAGGAGCCGATCGTCTTCGCCGAAAACCTGGCTGCTGTCTTTGGCATGGCCTGGCGTGACGACGCGCTTTATGTCATGCACATGCCGTTCCTCAGCGTACTGCGCGACACCAACGGCGACGGCAAGGCCGACGAGCGCCATGATCTCTTCACTGATCTGGGTCTCCAACCCGGACAGCCCAACAACCTTAACGACCATATCGTGTCCGGCATCCAGTTTGGCATGGATGGCAAGCTCTATATCTCCGTGGGCGACAAAGGAGTGCCCCACGCCACCGGCCCTGAGGGACGGGTAGTCCAACTGGTAGGCGGCGGCATCCTGCGCTGTAACCCCGACGGAACCGATTTAGAAGTCTTCAGCACTGGAACCCGCAACCACCTGGAACCCAACCTCGACCACCTCGACCGGCTCTTCACCTATGATAACACCGACGATGGCGACGGTTGGTGGACCCGAGTGACGTACCATATCGACGGCGCGCATTACGGCTATCCCTACGACTACCACAATCATCGCCATCGGATGCTGGACCGAATCGCCGAATACGGCGGGGGATCGCCCTGCGGCGGGGTGGTGGTCCGCGACACCCGTTGGCCTGCACGTTACCAGGGCTCGGTGATCTGGGCCGAGTGGGGCAAGGCCAAGGTACAGGCGTTCCTCTTCGAGCCCGACGGAGCTGGCTTCAAAGTCAAGGAGGTCGTTGACCTGGTTCAAGCTGGTCCTCTGAGCGACTTCCGCCCCATCGACCTGGCCCTCTCGCCCGACGGCGCGACCCTCTACATCGCCGACTGGGGCATGGGCGGCTGGGGCAACAAGACCGAGAAGGTGGGCCGAGTCTTCGCTCTGACTCCCCGAACCCTCAACCCCCCGTTGCCGCGCGGCTCCGACACCGACCCTCTTCCCACTCTCATCGCCGCGCTCGATCATGCCGATTACTCCGAACGTCTGCGTGCCCAACAAGCGTTGATCCGTCGTGGTGGCGAGGCTTTGACCGCCGCCGCCCGCGCGCTCAACGACCCCGCGACCACCGAGCGGGCCGGGGTCCATTTAGTTTGGGTGGTTGATGGCGTCGCCGGCGGCTCGCCGGAGGCGCTGATGCCCCTACTGGCCGCGTTCGGCTCGCCTCACGCCGAAGTCCGCGCCCAGGCGGCTCGCGCCGTCGGCTTACGCAACGTGCCGATCGCGGGTACCGAACTGGTCGGCCTTCTCAGTGACTCGGCTCCTCAGGTGCGTTTGCAAGCCCTCATCGCGTTGGGACGCGCGGCTGATCCAAAGACTGTCGCCGCGATCGTGCCGTTCGTGGGCGACCGTGACCCCTACCTCAAGCACGCCGCGCAAGTGGCGCTGCGGCGCGTTGCCGCCTGGTCCGCGACGGTGGAGGGTCTGAACCATCCCGACCCGGCGGTGCGCAAGGGTCTGATCGAGACCCTAGAACGGGTCGCCGACCTCGTCGCGGCTCGGGCGTTGGCCGACTTCGCGGCCGACGTTCCACATCATCCCGCCGACGAACGGGCTTATGCGTTGAGCATGCTGGCCGCCGGTTATCGTCTCAGCCCGCCCTGGGACGGCAAATGGTGGGGAACCCGGCCCACTCAGGGCCGTCCCTTCCCTCGGACGATCGACTGGGCCGGAACGAGTTTGATCCATGAGGCGATTCTCGCGCGTTTGAGCGACCCCGCTCCGGAAGTGCGCCGCGCCGCGATCGCCGCTGCTCGTTTGGCACAGCTCGCCAGTGCCGCCCCCACGATCCGTCAACGCCTGGCGAACGAGCCTGAAACCGCGATCCGTCTCGAACTGGCCACCGCGCTGGGCGAACTGCCCGACCCCGAAGGCCAAAGCCAAGTCACCCTCATCGCGCTAGCGACCAACGCCGCATGCCCCGCTGAACTGAGGAGCGCGGCCGTTGAGTCAGTCGGCAAACTAGCGACCACCACGCCGAACGGTTGGCGGGCGGTTCTCGACCTACTCGACGCCCCCACCACCGAAGCCGACGCCCTCAAAGCGTTGATTGAGCTGACCGCTGAACGCCGGGTGGCCGACGCGCTAGAACCAATCGCTCGCAAACTCACTCATCCCCATCCCACGGTGCGGGCGGCCGCGGCGCGGGGCTGCGGACGACTCAAACTGGAGGAGATGCGTCGTCAACCCCTACGCGACCTGCTGAACGACCCTGAAGCCAGCGTGAGGGTCGCTGCCGCCGAAGCGTTGGGACAATTGACCGACCGCGTGGCGCTACCCGCCTTGATCAAACGAGCGAGCGACGGCAACGAAGCGGGCGAAGTCCGTTTCGCCGCCACTGGCGCAATTTGCCTCATCCCTGACCTTGCGGCATTGCCGATCTATCTCGACGCGCTAGGCGGCAAGAACGCCGACCTCCGCCGCGCCGCCGCTCAAGCTCTGGGCATGATCCGCGACCAGGCCGCGCCAGTGCTGGACCAATTAGCGTCGCGTCGAGAGTTACCCGCCCGTTTACTGCCTGAGTTGCGGGATATTTATCGGACCCGCAAGCCGTTGCGGTCCTGGAAGGTGATCGGACCATTCCGCGAGGAGGTCGCGCCTCCCTTCCCAATCGCCGATGGTCGGACGATCGACTTCGAGATGAAGGTTCCCGGTCGTTCCGGTCGGGAGGTAAGTTTCCTCACAGTCGCCGCGGTGGACGACCAAGGGGAAATCAACCTGGGACGGTTGTATGGCGAGGAAGCTGACCACTCTGCCTTCGCGGTGTCCGAAATCGTCTCCGACCGCGATCGTCCAACCGAGCTCGCCGTGGGGTCGGATGACACCCTCACCATTTGGCTCAATGGTCAAAAGGTGTTCGAGTTCAGCGGCAACCGCAGCTTCGCCCACGCTCAAAACACCTTCACGGCTCCCCTGCGCGCCGGAACCAATCAGGTGGTGGTTCATTGCGGCAACCGGGGCGGCGGCTGGCAGTTCTCGGTGCAATACGCCGACGATCCCCAATACGCCTTCCTGAACGAGTCCAGCGACCTCGCCGCCTTCGACCCCGACCGTTACCGCGATGTCGCGCTCAAGACCCCGGGCGACCCGGCCAAGGGACGGGCGCTGTTCTTCGACCTTCAGGGCCTCGCCTGCGTTAAATGCCACGCCGTCGGCGCGGAAGGAGGCAAGGTAGGACCAGACTTGACCGATGTGGGGGCCAAATATCCCAAGGAGGAACTGATCACGGCGATCTTGCAGCCATCCGCCAAAATCTCGTCAGGGTATGAGTCGGTGGTGGTGTTGACCCTAGACGGCGCGGTGATCAACGGCATCCTCAAGGCCGAAACCGACGCGCTCGTGGAATTGGAGGATGGCGAAGGCCGTCGTTTGACGATCAAGAAAGAGGAGATCGAACTGGTTCAGCGTAGTGAGGTCTCGCTCATGCCCAGTGGTTTGGCCGACGGCCTGACGCCCCGCGACTTCGCCGACCTGATTGAATACCTTTCCGGTCTGCGTGGTCATCAAAACGGTTCCCGGCCCTGA
- the lipB gene encoding lipoyl(octanoyl) transferase LipB has protein sequence MARGTFRPTGSLRVYLLGTLPQEAASRLQRRLIYDMGESDGVALVVCEHPTVATVGRLGSRRHLVPDDVELSRLGIRVVWVNRGGGVILHGPGQLVGYVIGRLDAVGLNLQGWLDALHDAVVATLSEFDLPARLRDDAPGIFLDHARVATVAVGVSRGVAHHGLTINLGNDLGLIHAVLNEPGPRNRPLRQTSMESRRGRPTPSPAVREALARHLESRLGLTRRQVFTTHSFLGREVRLYESRGFSQPV, from the coding sequence ATGGCGAGGGGGACTTTCCGTCCAACCGGGTCGTTGCGGGTCTATTTGCTGGGAACTCTCCCGCAGGAGGCTGCCAGCCGTCTCCAAAGGCGTCTGATCTACGACATGGGTGAGTCGGACGGAGTGGCGTTGGTGGTGTGCGAACATCCCACCGTGGCCACCGTGGGTCGTTTGGGCAGCCGCCGTCATCTGGTGCCCGACGATGTGGAGCTGAGCCGTTTGGGCATCCGGGTCGTCTGGGTCAATCGGGGTGGTGGTGTCATCCTTCATGGACCCGGTCAGCTTGTCGGCTATGTGATCGGCCGATTGGACGCTGTGGGTTTGAATCTTCAGGGTTGGCTCGATGCGTTGCACGACGCGGTGGTGGCGACCCTGAGCGAGTTCGATCTGCCGGCTCGTTTACGCGACGACGCGCCTGGAATTTTCCTGGATCACGCCCGCGTGGCGACCGTCGCGGTGGGCGTGTCTCGCGGAGTGGCTCACCACGGTCTGACCATCAATTTGGGCAACGACCTAGGATTGATCCACGCGGTTCTCAATGAACCTGGTCCCCGCAACCGTCCCTTGCGACAAACCAGCATGGAGTCCCGTCGCGGACGACCTACGCCGTCTCCCGCGGTTCGAGAAGCGCTCGCTCGTCATCTCGAATCCCGTTTGGGCCTGACCCGACGTCAGGTCTTTACCACCCACTCCTTTCTTGGTCGTGAGGTGCGCCTCTATGAATCGCGGGGCTTCTCTCAGCCAGTCTAA
- the mutM gene encoding bifunctional DNA-formamidopyrimidine glycosylase/DNA-(apurinic or apyrimidinic site) lyase, producing the protein MPELPEVETMARGLRPTLTGAKLGQVEVIDPKLLEGSGMSADRFVERVSESVVSHVGRRGKWLVWTLAGQRGLVVIQPRMTGGFWLIEPDRPHHVRILFPLPELGKTVWLTDARRLGRVLWFADQTQASAAFARSHGPDALEIERDDLAARLARTARGLKPTLMDQKVLAGIGNIYADEICFAARIHPEIPANTLSARQVDRLHAAISAILLRAIQAEGSSFDAGYRTVLGLEGGFLAENAMYGRGGQPCPGCGEPILKTRIAGLIGRPTYFCPICQPPPVPQTMRQR; encoded by the coding sequence ATGCCCGAATTGCCCGAAGTCGAAACGATGGCGCGAGGGCTTCGCCCGACCCTGACCGGGGCGAAGCTGGGGCAGGTCGAAGTGATCGACCCCAAACTGTTGGAGGGGTCGGGGATGTCGGCCGATCGGTTCGTCGAGCGTGTCTCAGAGTCGGTGGTGTCCCACGTGGGTCGTCGCGGCAAATGGCTGGTCTGGACGCTCGCTGGGCAACGTGGTTTGGTGGTGATCCAGCCCCGGATGACGGGGGGCTTCTGGTTGATTGAACCGGATCGTCCCCACCATGTCCGAATCCTCTTCCCCTTGCCCGAACTCGGCAAGACGGTGTGGCTGACCGACGCCCGACGATTGGGCCGGGTCTTGTGGTTCGCCGATCAGACCCAGGCGAGCGCTGCCTTCGCCCGCTCCCACGGACCCGACGCCTTGGAGATTGAACGCGATGACCTGGCCGCTCGTCTAGCACGGACTGCCAGAGGCCTTAAACCCACCTTGATGGACCAGAAAGTCTTGGCCGGCATCGGCAACATCTACGCCGATGAAATCTGTTTCGCCGCCCGGATTCACCCCGAGATCCCCGCCAACACACTCAGTGCTCGTCAAGTCGATCGGTTGCACGCGGCGATTTCCGCCATTCTGCTGCGCGCGATTCAGGCCGAGGGGTCCAGTTTCGACGCCGGTTATCGAACTGTGCTGGGTTTGGAGGGGGGATTCCTCGCCGAAAATGCCATGTACGGCCGAGGCGGTCAACCTTGTCCTGGTTGTGGTGAGCCAATTCTCAAGACCCGGATCGCTGGTTTGATCGGTCGGCCCACCTATTTCTGCCCCATCTGCCAACCGCCCCCCGTCCCTCAAACTATGCGCCAACGGTGA
- a CDS encoding DUF1559 domain-containing protein, giving the protein MRSSSPRAHLARHGFTLIELLVVIAIIAVLIALLLPAVQSAREAARRAQCVNNLKQIGLALHNYESANSVFPWTQGKTGGLFPQWTNGLFPWEPGYDGFGHEWATWSAHTLMLPFMEQTAAYNAINFSFGANWYTPKPNTHDPCQLTAINFTIASFLCPSDGRGVGRNNYMASNGTNFDWHSRAGGAGLLTRASSFPSTIAAVTDGLSNTIAFSERPRGDGNNTQYSPGDVYNAVPIHVRFLNSPTAYIMQTPDMQAALPGAIAECDQFARSNPFSTWDWSGFYWASGNYNQTIFNFVLTPNHRSRDCSPWGGVATGFGFFTPRSYHPGGVNCLFGDGSVKFIKDSINPMAWYALGTRQGGEVVSADMF; this is encoded by the coding sequence ATGCGTTCGTCATCTCCACGCGCCCATCTCGCGCGTCACGGTTTCACCCTCATCGAACTTCTCGTCGTGATCGCCATCATCGCGGTGTTGATCGCGCTGCTGCTGCCCGCGGTGCAGTCGGCCCGGGAAGCGGCTCGACGTGCCCAGTGCGTCAACAACCTCAAGCAGATCGGTTTGGCCTTGCACAACTACGAGTCCGCGAACTCGGTGTTTCCTTGGACCCAAGGGAAGACTGGCGGTTTGTTCCCTCAGTGGACCAATGGCCTGTTCCCGTGGGAACCAGGCTACGATGGGTTCGGCCATGAATGGGCAACTTGGAGCGCTCATACGCTGATGTTGCCGTTCATGGAGCAAACGGCTGCTTACAACGCGATCAACTTCAGCTTCGGGGCTAACTGGTACACCCCCAAACCCAATACCCACGATCCTTGCCAATTGACGGCGATCAACTTCACGATTGCCTCGTTCCTCTGCCCCAGCGACGGGCGTGGCGTGGGCCGCAACAACTACATGGCGTCGAACGGAACCAACTTCGACTGGCACTCACGCGCCGGCGGGGCCGGGTTGCTGACCCGCGCTTCCAGCTTCCCTTCGACAATCGCGGCAGTGACCGACGGTTTGTCCAACACAATCGCGTTTTCGGAACGTCCCCGCGGCGACGGCAACAACACTCAGTATTCGCCAGGCGACGTGTACAACGCCGTGCCCATCCACGTCCGCTTCCTTAATAGTCCCACCGCTTATATCATGCAGACGCCCGACATGCAGGCAGCGCTACCCGGCGCGATCGCGGAGTGTGACCAATTTGCTCGTTCTAATCCCTTCTCGACCTGGGACTGGTCCGGCTTTTACTGGGCGTCAGGCAACTACAACCAAACCATCTTCAACTTCGTACTCACCCCCAACCACCGCAGCCGTGACTGCTCGCCCTGGGGCGGCGTGGCGACCGGCTTCGGCTTCTTCACCCCCCGCAGCTATCACCCAGGCGGGGTCAACTGCCTGTTTGGCGACGGCTCGGTGAAGTTCATCAAGGATTCGATCAACCCGATGGCCTGGTACGCTCTCGGCACCCGTCAGGGTGGCGAGGTTGTCTCCGCCGACATGTTCTGA
- the prpB gene encoding methylisocitrate lyase — translation MSLSPPGCHDQPDRRVFSPPVGVSAGACLRTAWSEGTVMLPGVFNALTARLAERLGYRGVYFSGGALSAGWAGLPDIGLLTQTEFVEQLAVIVRATSLPVLADADTGFGEAVNVGRTVQLYEQAGAAGLHLEDQELPKRCGHLSGKRLIDPATMVAKIRAAVQARRDPAFLIVARTDARSVEGLDAACDRARRYVEAGADAVFPEALESLEEFARFAREIPVPLVANMTEFGKSPLLEFRDLAALGYKAVLYPLTAFRAAMHAAEAILTELRQVGHQRDWLSRMQSRARLYDLLDYRDWEERDRALWSASGSERPS, via the coding sequence ATGAGCCTTTCCCCTCCCGGTTGCCACGACCAACCCGATCGCCGCGTTTTCTCGCCGCCCGTGGGAGTCAGCGCCGGAGCGTGTCTACGCACGGCCTGGTCGGAAGGAACGGTGATGCTGCCGGGGGTTTTCAACGCCCTGACGGCCCGTTTGGCCGAACGTCTGGGCTACCGGGGTGTCTACTTTTCGGGGGGTGCGTTATCGGCGGGTTGGGCGGGATTACCCGACATTGGGTTGCTGACGCAGACTGAATTCGTCGAGCAGTTGGCAGTGATCGTGCGGGCCACCAGCCTACCTGTGCTGGCCGACGCCGACACCGGTTTTGGCGAGGCGGTCAATGTCGGACGAACCGTGCAACTTTACGAGCAGGCCGGAGCGGCTGGACTGCATCTGGAGGATCAAGAGCTTCCCAAGCGTTGTGGACACCTCTCGGGCAAACGTCTGATCGACCCCGCTACGATGGTCGCCAAAATTCGAGCCGCCGTCCAGGCGCGCCGCGATCCCGCGTTTTTGATCGTAGCGCGGACCGACGCGCGCTCGGTCGAGGGATTGGACGCGGCCTGCGACCGGGCGCGGCGCTATGTCGAGGCCGGTGCCGACGCCGTGTTCCCCGAGGCGCTGGAATCGCTTGAGGAGTTCGCCCGATTCGCGCGTGAGATTCCCGTACCGCTGGTCGCCAACATGACCGAGTTCGGCAAAAGCCCGTTGTTGGAGTTCCGCGACCTTGCCGCCCTCGGCTACAAGGCGGTGCTTTATCCCCTGACCGCCTTTCGCGCTGCCATGCACGCCGCCGAAGCCATCCTGACCGAATTGCGTCAAGTGGGACATCAACGGGACTGGCTGTCCCGAATGCAAAGCCGCGCTCGGCTCTACGACCTGCTCGACTACCGCGATTGGGAAGAGCGCGACCGTGCCTTGTGGAGCGCGTCTGGGTCGGAGAGGCCCAGTTGA
- the lipA gene encoding lipoyl synthase gives MNRGASLSQSKDAARLLPALPILSTVDSTPLPSASAATVSFSAPTVGLIEAVPEPIAVRSRRLPPWLKRPIPRSGGMGFTNELIKELGLETICASGKCPNRSECWTRRTASFMILGDTCTRPCGFCAVKRGRPDAVAQDEPQRLAEACARLGLQYVVITSVTRDDLPDGGASHFKRCVEAVRERTGATVEVLTPDFNGDLTAVDVVLEASPEVFNHNLETVARLQRWVRRKSQYTISLKVLAHAKRARPDLLTKSGLMLGLGETTEEILETLADLRSIGCDLLTLGQYLQPSPKHLPVQRYLPPEEFDELGELARQLGFRDVASGPFVRSSYHADEMAKHAAHAQQQGEATEVVLPSTGGRKSG, from the coding sequence ATGAATCGCGGGGCTTCTCTCAGCCAGTCTAAGGACGCTGCCCGGCTCCTCCCGGCGCTGCCGATCCTCAGCACAGTGGATTCCACTCCTCTTCCTTCGGCGTCCGCCGCCACCGTATCCTTCTCCGCCCCGACGGTAGGGCTGATCGAGGCCGTGCCCGAGCCGATTGCCGTGCGAAGCCGTCGCTTACCTCCCTGGTTGAAACGGCCGATTCCACGTTCCGGCGGCATGGGGTTCACCAACGAACTCATCAAGGAGTTGGGGCTGGAAACCATTTGCGCCAGTGGAAAATGCCCAAACCGCTCGGAATGCTGGACCCGGCGCACCGCCTCGTTCATGATCCTGGGTGATACCTGCACCCGCCCCTGTGGCTTTTGCGCCGTGAAACGCGGGCGTCCCGACGCGGTCGCGCAGGACGAACCCCAACGGCTCGCAGAGGCCTGCGCTCGATTGGGACTCCAATATGTGGTCATCACCTCCGTCACCCGCGACGACCTGCCTGACGGAGGCGCTTCCCACTTCAAGCGCTGCGTCGAAGCGGTGCGGGAACGTACCGGCGCGACCGTCGAAGTCCTCACTCCAGACTTCAACGGCGATCTGACCGCCGTGGATGTGGTGTTGGAGGCTTCGCCGGAGGTGTTCAACCACAACCTGGAAACCGTGGCCCGACTGCAGCGCTGGGTTCGCCGCAAAAGCCAGTACACCATCAGCCTGAAGGTTCTCGCCCACGCCAAACGCGCTCGCCCCGACCTTCTCACCAAAAGCGGCTTGATGCTAGGCTTGGGGGAGACGACCGAAGAGATTCTGGAAACCCTGGCCGACCTCCGCTCGATTGGTTGTGACTTGTTAACTCTGGGACAGTATCTCCAACCCTCGCCTAAGCACCTGCCGGTGCAGCGTTATCTTCCCCCCGAGGAATTCGACGAATTGGGTGAGTTGGCACGACAGCTGGGATTCCGTGACGTGGCCAGTGGTCCGTTCGTTCGCTCCAGCTACCATGCCGACGAAATGGCCAAACACGCTGCCCACGCGCAGCAACAAGGTGAAGCGACCGAGGTGGTTCTCCCCTCCACCGGTGGTCGGAAATCGGGATGA
- a CDS encoding carbohydrate kinase family protein: MGAVAVDEVWWVEKEEALGWEIKTSARWLGRRLGGQTANALTFAASLGERVGFAGILGDDCDSQFARQRLNALGVATSWLRLDPQARPIRSLVLIGPNGVRTVLYDLQGAKGAGDSEDVTLPEEGWAALGVALVDSLGVEGQIGFARQARRRGVAVVCDFESSAHPRFSTLYDLPDHLILSRDFAAKVLTESGMVASSDDPVGLLYGLHRRDQSRGVRRRLIAVTNGPQGVWSGRFDRDLHETLVVEHHRPPRIGMGDSTGCGDALRGAYAVALLRGNCPVEALNFAVAQASQIALRPPGHHREVVADTASTYLE; encoded by the coding sequence ATGGGTGCGGTTGCGGTCGATGAGGTATGGTGGGTTGAAAAGGAGGAAGCGCTGGGTTGGGAGATTAAGACGTCGGCTCGTTGGTTGGGTCGTCGTCTGGGAGGCCAGACCGCCAACGCGTTGACGTTCGCCGCCTCGTTGGGAGAACGGGTCGGCTTCGCGGGCATTCTGGGCGACGACTGCGACTCGCAGTTTGCCCGCCAGCGGCTAAACGCTTTGGGAGTGGCCACCTCATGGCTTCGGCTCGATCCCCAGGCGCGACCGATTCGGAGCTTGGTGTTGATCGGCCCGAACGGGGTTCGGACGGTTCTCTACGATCTCCAAGGCGCGAAGGGGGCAGGGGATTCCGAAGACGTGACCCTCCCCGAGGAGGGTTGGGCCGCGCTTGGAGTGGCGTTAGTCGATTCCCTTGGGGTCGAGGGACAAATCGGGTTTGCCCGCCAAGCCCGACGTCGCGGGGTCGCGGTGGTTTGCGACTTCGAGTCGTCCGCGCATCCGCGATTTTCCACCCTTTACGACCTCCCCGACCACCTCATCCTCTCACGGGACTTCGCCGCCAAGGTTCTGACTGAGTCGGGCATGGTTGCGTCCTCCGACGATCCCGTTGGGTTGCTTTACGGACTCCACCGACGGGATCAGTCGCGCGGGGTGCGACGCCGCTTGATCGCCGTGACCAACGGTCCCCAAGGCGTCTGGTCGGGCCGCTTCGACCGAGATTTGCATGAGACGCTTGTGGTCGAACATCACCGGCCGCCTCGAATCGGCATGGGTGATTCGACCGGTTGCGGCGACGCGCTGCGCGGGGCTTACGCCGTGGCCCTGTTGCGAGGGAATTGCCCGGTGGAAGCCCTGAATTTTGCCGTTGCTCAAGCTTCGCAAATCGCGCTGCGCCCACCTGGACATCATCGGGAGGTGGTCGCAGACACGGCTTCAACCTACCTGGAATAA